The nucleotide sequence GTCCAGTAATATTCATCCCATCCCACTACTCCAGGATATCCAAAAGTTGGAACTGAAGGCATTTCTTCTACAAGTATTTTCAACCCTTCTATACCTAATTGTATGTTTTCCTCACTACCCCAGTCTACCTTTTCCATTCCTTCTATAACTTTATCCATTCTCGGATCCGTCCATCTGCCTGGTGCAGGGCCTAAATTAGTAATAGCGTTTTCTCCCAAAGGTTGGTAGTATTTTGAGTGTATACTCGAAAAAACACGATACAAATCAGGATGCCCACCCCATGGCTCAGATGCAGGCCATTGGGCACTAACCTCAAAGTTGCCTAGCGCAACTATACTCGCATCTTGTTCACTAGGAGTAACTGAAACATCTATACCAAAGTTTCTCCATTGTTGTGCTACAGCAAGTGCATTTCTATGCGCTGGATGTGAAGGATTTGCATTGGCAATAATATTAATTTTCCAAGGCGTACCGTCTGGTAACAACCATTTGCCATTTTTATCTCTTGTAAATCCATTCCTTTCTAACAACTGTTCCGCTACATCAGGTGCATATTTCCACCATCCTGGACCAAACATCTCTTTCAACGTTTCTATATCGTTTGGTACCTCGTATCCTCTTTCCCTCGCATATTGGGCTGCTCTTAATGTCGCCATTGGATCGTACGGTTTGAATGGTTTCCCGTTAACGTTTATGTCTAAGGTGAAATTCTTCAACCATTCTTCTAATGGTTTATAATACCATTCTTGATAAACTGGCATCGGAGGAAGGTGAAGTGCACCCATAGGCGCAGCACCATCAAACGCTATCCCTATGTAATCTACTATATCAATTGCAAGAGTTAATGCCCATCTTACATCTTTTATGTTGTATGGATATACTTCGGTATTGAATATAACACCTGTCATACAAGGATCCGTGTTTACTACCCACGGGTATTCTATTCTGTATCCTCTTGAATATGGATTTCTTTGAATGAGTGCTCTGAATGCTTCCATTGTTAAATCTGCCATGTCTAAGTTATGGTTAGCCTGCGCAATTACTTGGTTTGTAGCTTCTCCATAGTAATAGAAAAGTACGTATTTTGGTTTTGGTTCACCGAACAACATCCCAGTTGGGGTCCTATCCCAGTCTTCCCTTTTTTCCCAAAGTGTCCAATAACCAGCAGCGTCATAATCTTTTAGAACATATGGCCCACTGCTTATTGGAGGGTTGAAATCAAAGGATAAGGGATCTTCTACTTTTTCAAAAATATGTTTTGGGAAAGGCCTCCATGCTCCCCATCTGTCCACAAAATTGGTGTGGAATCGTGCGTTAGGTTCTTTCAATTCAAATACTACGGTGTAATCATTTGTTTTGTATACTTTATCAATGTGAAGCCTAAACTGATCATGATAAGACATTCCTTGGTATTTCATAGCTGTTTCGATAGCGTATACAATATCATCCGCAGTAATTTCAACACCATCACTCCAATAACATCCTTTTCTTAACTTAACGGTCATCTGTGTGAAGTCTTCGTTATAGATTGGACCTTCTACTGCAAGAGAATTAATAACTTCTCCTCTGGTGGGTTCCATCGTCCATAATGGTTCCAGCATCAATTGCTGAATCCCTTGATCGGGAGTTCTCCAGCTAGTGGTAAATATGTTAAAAATACCAGGGGAACCTACTCTTCCAGTTAAAACGTTAGCAATGAGCGTATCTTCCCTTGGAATCCCAGCTACCTGTGAAAATCCTGCAACAACAAGTAACACGGAAACAAAAATCACCAATAAGCTCTTTTTCATTCTTTCACACCTCCTAATGAATTTTTCCCCTTTACTTTGGTATTTCTTCCCAAAGTAATAAAAATAAAAGTCCATTAATACCCATTTTTCTCTCCTTGAGCTTCAAACAAGAAAATCATAGAGTCCTCTATCTTTATGAGAAAAAAAGCTTTGCCAGATGGTAAGTTTACCAAATCAATTAATATTCGAATTAATGACAAGCTATTTCTATTCTTTCTGAATTATTTTTTTAAATATCAAAATTTTCTTTATCTTTGAATTAGAAATCAGAGGAATTTTATTAAATCTTACAATTAAACAGCTTTTTAATGTAACCAATATTTTTTATTGCAGTGCACCAAATCGGATTTTTAAAGTTTCACAGAAAATAATTGTCTAAATAAGTTCAAATCTTGTTCAGAATAATTATACGAGAGTTAACTTCTTTTGTCAACCATTAATTTATCCAATCAACTAATATTAGGAGCAATTACGGGCAATTATTTGCGATTAGGAAGCTTTTCCTTAGTTTTTCCTGAATTTTGAAAAAAATCGTTTTGTAAGATTTCATTAGATTTTCTTGTTTAATCGACTTAGATTGTTTTTAATCGTCGTTAAATCGCTCTATTTAAAAGTGAGAAATTTTTTTCATGGTGTTATAATTTTACTAGAAGATATGAAATTTTTGCTTGATCGAAAGTGAGGTCTTATATTTGAAAAAGGTCTATATAGACGGCGAACATCTGAGTTTGGAAGATGTGATTAATGTAGCTAGACATTATTACGACGTGGCTATAGATAACTCTGCTTTTGAGAACATTGAGAACTCCAGAAAAGTTGTAGAAAAGTTTGCAGAAGAGGAAAAAGTCATATATGGTGTGACTACTGGCTTTGGAGAACTCTGCAATGTTTTCATTTCGAACGATAAAACAGAGAAATTACAAAAGAATCTGATCAGAAGCCATGCATGTGGAATCGAGAATCCTTTGGATATAGAAACTGTTAGGGCGATTATGTTGCTTCGCGCAAATTCTTTGGTCAAAGGTTTTTCTGGAATAAGGTTATCCACCATTCAAACTTTGATCGATATGATAAACAAGAAGGTTCACCCGGTAATACCAGAAAAAGGGTCTTTAGGAGCAAGCGGTGATCTAGCTCCATTAGCCCATATGGTTTTACCGATGATGGGAGAAGGAGAAGCTTATTACGACAACAAGCGATTAAATGGAAAAGAAGCAATGAAATTGGCGGGAATAGATACGATAAATCTTGTTGCAAAGGAAGGCCTTGCTTTAATAAATGGAACACAAGTTATGACTGCTATAGGTGCATTATCAATATACGATAGCATAGAACTTTTAAAAACGGCAGATATAATTTCATCGTTGAGTTTTGAGGCATTGAACGGTATCATCGAGGCTTTTGATGAGAGGGTACACAATCTAAGACCTCATAAAGGGCAGATTGAGTCCGCTATCAATTTAAGGAGAATACTTGAAGATAGTAAAATGGTGTCTCATCAAGGGGTATTACGTGTTCAAGATGCCTATTCCTTGAGATGTATCCCGCAGGTTCACGGTGCTTCACGTGATGCAGTAAATTATGTGCAAGATGTCATTGTGAAAGAGATGAATGCAGCAACCGATAATCCTTTGATATTTTCAAAAGAAGAAGAAGCAATATCCGCAGGGAATTTTCACGGCCAACCAATTGCATTGGGCATGGACTTTTTGGCGATTGCTTTGTCTGAAATTGCAAATATATCAGAAAGACGAATAGAAAGGCTTGTTAATCCTAAATTGAGCGGGTTACCTCCTTTTTTGATAGAAGAAAGTGGCTTGAATTCTGGATTTATGCTTGTTCAATATTCAGCCGCGTCGTTGGTTTCAGAAAATAAAGTCTTAGCCCATCCTGCAAGTGTTGATTCAATTCCTTCTTCTGCAAACCAAGAAGATCACGTTTCTATGGGCACAATTGCAGCGAGAAAAGCGAAGAATATACTAAACAACGTCCAAAAAGTATTAGCTATGGAAATGTTCTGTGCTTGCCAAGCCATAGACCTACGAGGAAACAAAGGTTTAGGAAAAGGTTCAAAGATAGTTTATGATATAGTTAGAGATAAAATACCGAAGATAAACGAAGACAGAGCGATGTACGAAATGATAGATAAGAGTGAAGAAATCTTAAAATCTGGCATAATCGTTAAAGAAGTGGAAAAAGAAATTGGTAAATTACTTTAAAGAAAGGAGAAAATATCATGGTGAACAATATTGATATTTCTAGCGCAATGTCCATTAAGTTGGATGACAAACTGCCTAGTATGCCTAAATTCTTCGAAGGTATAAGAAGGGCACCTAAAAGACCTTTGAACTTATCAAAAAGAGAAGTAGAACTAGCCCTTGCAAACGCTTTAAGGTACGTGCCGGAAAGCTTGCATGAAGAATTGGCTCCAGAATTTTTACAAGAGTTGTTTACTCGAGGTAGAATTTATGGATACAGGTATAGACCTGAGGGCAACATTAAGGCAAAACCTATAGATATGTACAAGGGTAAGTGTATTGAAGGAAAGGCATTTCAGGTCATGATCGATAATAACTTGGATTTTGATGTCGCTTTGTACCCTTATGAACTGGTAACCTATGGTGAAACCGGTCAAGTATGTCAAAATTGGATGCAGTACAGGTTAATTAAAAAATACCTAGAAGAACTTACAAGAGAACAAACTTTAGTTGTGGCTTCAGGACATCCCTTAGGTTTGTACAGATCAACTCCAAATAGTCCACGGGTGATAATAACAAATGCTTTGATGGTTGGAATGTTTGATGACCAAGAACATTGGATCAAGGCACAAGCTATGGGTGTTGCCAACTACGGGCAAATGACTGCTGGAGGGTGGATGTATATAGGACCTCAAGGTATCGTTCATGGCACTTACAATACCTTGTTGAACGCTGGAAG is from Petrotoga miotherma DSM 10691 and encodes:
- a CDS encoding ABC transporter substrate-binding protein, which translates into the protein MKKSLLVIFVSVLLVVAGFSQVAGIPREDTLIANVLTGRVGSPGIFNIFTTSWRTPDQGIQQLMLEPLWTMEPTRGEVINSLAVEGPIYNEDFTQMTVKLRKGCYWSDGVEITADDIVYAIETAMKYQGMSYHDQFRLHIDKVYKTNDYTVVFELKEPNARFHTNFVDRWGAWRPFPKHIFEKVEDPLSFDFNPPISSGPYVLKDYDAAGYWTLWEKREDWDRTPTGMLFGEPKPKYVLFYYYGEATNQVIAQANHNLDMADLTMEAFRALIQRNPYSRGYRIEYPWVVNTDPCMTGVIFNTEVYPYNIKDVRWALTLAIDIVDYIGIAFDGAAPMGALHLPPMPVYQEWYYKPLEEWLKNFTLDINVNGKPFKPYDPMATLRAAQYARERGYEVPNDIETLKEMFGPGWWKYAPDVAEQLLERNGFTRDKNGKWLLPDGTPWKINIIANANPSHPAHRNALAVAQQWRNFGIDVSVTPSEQDASIVALGNFEVSAQWPASEPWGGHPDLYRVFSSIHSKYYQPLGENAITNLGPAPGRWTDPRMDKVIEGMEKVDWGSEENIQLGIEGLKILVEEMPSVPTFGYPGVVGWDEYYWTNYPGAENPYMIPYHHWPNFKYMLPFLEPTGRE
- the hutH gene encoding histidine ammonia-lyase, which produces MKKVYIDGEHLSLEDVINVARHYYDVAIDNSAFENIENSRKVVEKFAEEEKVIYGVTTGFGELCNVFISNDKTEKLQKNLIRSHACGIENPLDIETVRAIMLLRANSLVKGFSGIRLSTIQTLIDMINKKVHPVIPEKGSLGASGDLAPLAHMVLPMMGEGEAYYDNKRLNGKEAMKLAGIDTINLVAKEGLALINGTQVMTAIGALSIYDSIELLKTADIISSLSFEALNGIIEAFDERVHNLRPHKGQIESAINLRRILEDSKMVSHQGVLRVQDAYSLRCIPQVHGASRDAVNYVQDVIVKEMNAATDNPLIFSKEEEAISAGNFHGQPIALGMDFLAIALSEIANISERRIERLVNPKLSGLPPFLIEESGLNSGFMLVQYSAASLVSENKVLAHPASVDSIPSSANQEDHVSMGTIAARKAKNILNNVQKVLAMEMFCACQAIDLRGNKGLGKGSKIVYDIVRDKIPKINEDRAMYEMIDKSEEILKSGIIVKEVEKEIGKLL